A single window of Oreochromis aureus strain Israel breed Guangdong linkage group 7, ZZ_aureus, whole genome shotgun sequence DNA harbors:
- the LOC116318324 gene encoding ELKS/Rab6-interacting/CAST family member 1 isoform X2, with the protein MYGSARSVGRGDTNHSGGRDGSGTGNQGSGRSPRLPRSPRMGHRRTNSTGGSGGGPGGAGGKTLSMENIQSLNAAYATSGPMYLSDNEVAMGGDHLPKTGGTVTTMGRQRVTYGSRGSSSGVVAASTPNISTTVPANAVLPAGMMAGDALAFGDHHMASTVPHSLRQARDNTILDLQAQLKEVLRENEMLRREVEVKESKLSSSMNSIKTFWSPELKKERALRKDEASKIAVWKEQYRVIQDEAQHLQMTVQALQDELRIQRDLNQLLQQDPASQGRDLALTSEPTEENYRRLQGEHERQAKELFLLRKTLEEMELRIDTQKQTLAARDESIKKLLEMLQSKGPSAKASEEDQERTRRLADAEMHRHHLESLLDQRDREITALREELHRRYEGTPESTKTKALQTVIDMKDAKINSMERSLRDIEEELLMLKSNGLLSCEERQEEMKQMEVYRSHTKFMKNKMEQVKQDLSRKDTELLGLQTKLETLTNQFSDSKQHIEVLKESLTAKEQRAAILQTEVDALRLRLEEKEATLNKKSKQIQEMSEEKGTLNGEIHDLKDMLEVKERKINVLQKKIENLQEQLRDKEKQMSSLKERVKSLQADTSNTDTALTTLEESLAEKERIIERLKEQRDRDDREKTEELECTKKELKELKERLSLLQGDLSDRETSLLDLKEHASSLASSGLKKDSKLKSFEIALEQKKEECLKLENQLKRAQNAALEAQANTELAERIRNLEQEVARHREDSGKAQAEVDRLLEILREMENEKNDKDKKISELERQMKDQSKKVASLKHKEQVEKSRNARLMEEARKREDNLSETSQQVKDTLRQKTERIEELEEALRESVQITAEREMVLAQEEAARSLQEKQMEELLGAMEKVKQELESMRAKLASTQQSLCEKEAHLTTLRAERRKHLEEVLEMKQEALLAAISEKDANIALLELSSSKKKKTQDEVAQLKREKDRLVQQLKQQTQNRMKLMADNYEDDHLKTAPDQTNHKPSPDQMIPPLLALSQNRSKLKLYIAHLTDLCHDRDPSILSQLTPPAHYHHSDPEDWEEDLQKMSAEQLERELEVCEKESGELQEYANSVLQQIADYCPDILEQVVNALEESC; encoded by the exons ATGTACGGTAGTGCTCGCTCTGTTGGCAGAGGGGATACAAACCATAGCGGAGGAAGAGATGGAAGTGGTACTGGTAATCAGGGATCTGGCCGTTCCCCTCGGCTCCCCCGTTCTCCTCGGATGGGGCACCGGCGTACCAACAGCACTGGAGGCAGTGGGGGAGGTCCTGGAGGAGCAGGAGGCAAGACCCTTTCCATGGAGAACATCCAGTCCCTCAATGCTGCGTATGCCACCTCAGGACCAATGTACCTGAGTGACAATGAGGTCGCGATGGGAGGTGACCACCTTCCCAAAACTGGTGGCACAGTGACCACCATGGGGAGACAGAGGGTGACTTACGGGTCGAGAGGTAGCAGCAGTGGAGTTGTAGCAGCAAGTACTCCTAATATCTCCACCACAGTGCCTGCCAATGCTGTGCTACCAGCAGGCATGATGGCTGGAGATGCCCTAGCTTTTGGAGATCACCACATGGCCTCCACAGTGCCCCATTCTCTAAGGCAGGCAAGGGACAATACCATACTTGACCTGCAGGCCCAACTCAAAGAG GTTCTGCGGGAGAATGAGATGCTGCGGCGAGAAGTGGAAGTTAAGGAAAGCAAACTCAGCTCCTCAATGAACTCTATTAAGACCTTCTGGAGTCCAGAATTAAAAAAGGAGCGAGCTCTCAGGAAAGATGAGGCATCCAAGATCGCCGTCTGGAAGGAACAGTATCGTGTTATTCAAGATGAAGCACAG CATCTCCAGATGACTGTTCAGGCTCTCCAAGATGAGCTAAGGATCCAGAGGGACCTGAACCAGCTGCTCCAGCAAGATCCTGCTAGTCAAGGAAGGGACCTGGCCCTGACATCTGAACCTACAGAGGAGAACTACCGTCGGCTACAGGGTGAGCATGAGAGGCAGGCCAAGGAGCTCTTCCTTCTTCGGAAGACCCTGGAGGAGATGGAGCTGAGGATTGACACACAGAAGCAGACCCTGGCAGCCAGAGACGAGTCCATCAAGAAACTACTGGAAATGCTGCAGAGCAAAG GACCATCTGCCAAGGCATCAGAGGAGGACCAGGAGAGGACAAGGAGACTGGCTGATGCAGAAATGCACAGGCATCACCTTGAGAGTTTGCTGGACCAGAGAGACAGGGAGATCACTGCTCTGAGAGAG GAGCTGCACCGTCGGTACGAAGGAACTCCAGAGTCCACCAAAACTAAGGCCCTACAAACTGTCATTGACATGAAG GATGCAAAAATCAACTCAATGGAGCGGAGCCTCAGGGACATAGAGGAGGAGCTGTTAATGCTGAAATCGAATGGACTTCTGAGCTGTGAAGAGCGTCAAGAAGAGATGAAGCAGATGGAGGTTTACCGCAGTCACACCAAGTTCATGAAGAACAAG ATGGAGCAGGTGAAGCAGGACCTCTCCAGGAAGGACACCgagctgctcggtttgcagacAAAACTGGAGACGCTTACCAACCAGTTCTCAGACAGCAAGCAACACATTGAAGTCCTCAAGGAATCCCTCACTGCCAAAGAGCAGCGGGCTGCCATCTTACAGACGGAG GTGGATGCCTTGCGCCTGCGTTTGGAAGAGAAGGAAGCAACTTTGAATAAAAAGAGCAAGCAGATACAAGAAATGTCAGAGGAGAAGGGAACCCTCAATGGGGAAATCCACGACCTTAAGGATATGCTGGAGGTTAAGGAGCGCAAGATTAATGTGCTTCAGAAAAAG ATCGAGAACCTGCAGGAACAGCTGAGGGACAAGGAAAAGCAGATGAGCAGCCTGAAGGAGAGGGTAAAATCTTTGCAGGCTGACACTTCCAATACTGACACTGCTCTCACAACACTGGAGGAGTCGCTTGCGGAAAAG GAGCGGATCATCGAGCGTCTAAAAGAGCAGAGAGATAGAGACGACCGGGAGAAGACGGAGGAGCTTGAATGTACCAAAAAGGAGCTGAAAGAGTTGAAGGAAAGGTTGAGCTTACTGCAGGGAGACCTGTCAGACAGAGAG accTCTCTGTTGGACCTAAAAGAGCACGCATCCTCCCTGGCCTCCTCAGGGCTGAAGAAAGACTCCAAACTCAAGAGTTTTGAGATTGCCTTGGAACAGAAGAAGGAAGAGTGCCTCAAACTGGAGAATCAACTTAAGAGA GCTCAGAATGCAGCATTGGAAGCTCAAGCCAACACCGAGCTGGCTGAGCGCATTAGGAACCTCGAACAGGAAGTGGCCCGCCACAGAGAGGATTCTGGGAAAGCTCAAGCTGAAGTGGACCGCCTCCTGGAGATACTCAGAGAAATGGAGAATGagaaaaatgacaaagacaaaaagatCAGTGAGCTGGAGAG GCAAATGAAGGATCAGTCGAAGAAGGTGGCATCACTGAAGCACAAAGAGCAGGTGGAGAAGAGCAGGAATGCTCGACTTATGGAGGAAGCCAGGAAGAGGGAAGACAACCTGTCTGAGACCTCCCAGCAGGTGAAG GACACTTTACGTCAAAAGACAGAGCGCAtagaggagctggaggaggccTTGAGAGAGAGCGTTCAAATCACTGCTGAGAGAGAGATGGTGCTCGCACAGGAGGAGGCTGCCAGGTCACTTCAGGAGAAAcag atggaggagctgctggggGCCATGGAGAAGGTGAAGCAGGAGCTTGAATCCATGAGGGCTAAGTTGGCCTCCACTCAGCAGTCTCTGTGTGAGAAAGAGGCTCACCTCACAACCCTGAGAGCCGAGCGCAGGAAACACCTGGAGGAGGTGCTGGAGATGAA GCAGGAGGCGCTGTTGGCGGCTATTAGCGAGAAAGACGCTAACATTGCACTACTGGAGTTGTCATCctctaagaagaagaagacccAGGACGAAGTGGCTCAGCTGAAGCGGGAGAAAGACAGACTGGTGCAGCAGCTCAAGCAGCAG ACCCAGAACAGGATGAAGCTGATGGCCGACAACTACGAGGATGACCACCTGAAGACTGCACCTGACCAAACGAATCACAAACCCTCTCCAGATCAg ATGATACCCCCTCTTCTAGCCCTGTCCCAGAACCGCAGTAAGCTCAAACTTTACATCGCCCACCTGACAGACCTCTGCCACGATCGAGACCCCAGCATCCTCAGCCAGCTCACGCCGCCCGCTCACTACCACCACAGCGACCCTGAAGACTGGGAGGAGGACCTCCAGAAAATGAGCGCCGAACAG TTGGAGCGGGAGCTGGAGGTGTGTGAGAAGGAGAGCGGAGAGCTGCAGGAATATGCCAACTCTGTTCTCCAGCAGATTGCAGACTACTGCCCTGATATCCTGGAGCAGGTCGTCAACGCCCTGGAAGAGTCGTGCTGA
- the LOC116318324 gene encoding ELKS/Rab6-interacting/CAST family member 1 isoform X1 — protein sequence MYGSARSVGRGDTNHSGGRDGSGTGNQGSGRSPRLPRSPRMGHRRTNSTGGSGGGPGGAGGKTLSMENIQSLNAAYATSGPMYLSDNEVAMGGDHLPKTGGTVTTMGRQRVTYGSRGSSSGVVAASTPNISTTVPANAVLPAGMMAGDALAFGDHHMASTVPHSLRQARDNTILDLQAQLKEVLRENEMLRREVEVKESKLSSSMNSIKTFWSPELKKERALRKDEASKIAVWKEQYRVIQDEAQHLQMTVQALQDELRIQRDLNQLLQQDPASQGRDLALTSEPTEENYRRLQGEHERQAKELFLLRKTLEEMELRIDTQKQTLAARDESIKKLLEMLQSKGPSAKASEEDQERTRRLADAEMHRHHLESLLDQRDREITALREQELHRRYEGTPESTKTKALQTVIDMKDAKINSMERSLRDIEEELLMLKSNGLLSCEERQEEMKQMEVYRSHTKFMKNKMEQVKQDLSRKDTELLGLQTKLETLTNQFSDSKQHIEVLKESLTAKEQRAAILQTEVDALRLRLEEKEATLNKKSKQIQEMSEEKGTLNGEIHDLKDMLEVKERKINVLQKKIENLQEQLRDKEKQMSSLKERVKSLQADTSNTDTALTTLEESLAEKERIIERLKEQRDRDDREKTEELECTKKELKELKERLSLLQGDLSDRETSLLDLKEHASSLASSGLKKDSKLKSFEIALEQKKEECLKLENQLKRAQNAALEAQANTELAERIRNLEQEVARHREDSGKAQAEVDRLLEILREMENEKNDKDKKISELERQMKDQSKKVASLKHKEQVEKSRNARLMEEARKREDNLSETSQQVKDTLRQKTERIEELEEALRESVQITAEREMVLAQEEAARSLQEKQMEELLGAMEKVKQELESMRAKLASTQQSLCEKEAHLTTLRAERRKHLEEVLEMKQEALLAAISEKDANIALLELSSSKKKKTQDEVAQLKREKDRLVQQLKQQTQNRMKLMADNYEDDHLKTAPDQTNHKPSPDQMIPPLLALSQNRSKLKLYIAHLTDLCHDRDPSILSQLTPPAHYHHSDPEDWEEDLQKMSAEQLERELEVCEKESGELQEYANSVLQQIADYCPDILEQVVNALEESC from the exons ATGTACGGTAGTGCTCGCTCTGTTGGCAGAGGGGATACAAACCATAGCGGAGGAAGAGATGGAAGTGGTACTGGTAATCAGGGATCTGGCCGTTCCCCTCGGCTCCCCCGTTCTCCTCGGATGGGGCACCGGCGTACCAACAGCACTGGAGGCAGTGGGGGAGGTCCTGGAGGAGCAGGAGGCAAGACCCTTTCCATGGAGAACATCCAGTCCCTCAATGCTGCGTATGCCACCTCAGGACCAATGTACCTGAGTGACAATGAGGTCGCGATGGGAGGTGACCACCTTCCCAAAACTGGTGGCACAGTGACCACCATGGGGAGACAGAGGGTGACTTACGGGTCGAGAGGTAGCAGCAGTGGAGTTGTAGCAGCAAGTACTCCTAATATCTCCACCACAGTGCCTGCCAATGCTGTGCTACCAGCAGGCATGATGGCTGGAGATGCCCTAGCTTTTGGAGATCACCACATGGCCTCCACAGTGCCCCATTCTCTAAGGCAGGCAAGGGACAATACCATACTTGACCTGCAGGCCCAACTCAAAGAG GTTCTGCGGGAGAATGAGATGCTGCGGCGAGAAGTGGAAGTTAAGGAAAGCAAACTCAGCTCCTCAATGAACTCTATTAAGACCTTCTGGAGTCCAGAATTAAAAAAGGAGCGAGCTCTCAGGAAAGATGAGGCATCCAAGATCGCCGTCTGGAAGGAACAGTATCGTGTTATTCAAGATGAAGCACAG CATCTCCAGATGACTGTTCAGGCTCTCCAAGATGAGCTAAGGATCCAGAGGGACCTGAACCAGCTGCTCCAGCAAGATCCTGCTAGTCAAGGAAGGGACCTGGCCCTGACATCTGAACCTACAGAGGAGAACTACCGTCGGCTACAGGGTGAGCATGAGAGGCAGGCCAAGGAGCTCTTCCTTCTTCGGAAGACCCTGGAGGAGATGGAGCTGAGGATTGACACACAGAAGCAGACCCTGGCAGCCAGAGACGAGTCCATCAAGAAACTACTGGAAATGCTGCAGAGCAAAG GACCATCTGCCAAGGCATCAGAGGAGGACCAGGAGAGGACAAGGAGACTGGCTGATGCAGAAATGCACAGGCATCACCTTGAGAGTTTGCTGGACCAGAGAGACAGGGAGATCACTGCTCTGAGAGAG CAGGAGCTGCACCGTCGGTACGAAGGAACTCCAGAGTCCACCAAAACTAAGGCCCTACAAACTGTCATTGACATGAAG GATGCAAAAATCAACTCAATGGAGCGGAGCCTCAGGGACATAGAGGAGGAGCTGTTAATGCTGAAATCGAATGGACTTCTGAGCTGTGAAGAGCGTCAAGAAGAGATGAAGCAGATGGAGGTTTACCGCAGTCACACCAAGTTCATGAAGAACAAG ATGGAGCAGGTGAAGCAGGACCTCTCCAGGAAGGACACCgagctgctcggtttgcagacAAAACTGGAGACGCTTACCAACCAGTTCTCAGACAGCAAGCAACACATTGAAGTCCTCAAGGAATCCCTCACTGCCAAAGAGCAGCGGGCTGCCATCTTACAGACGGAG GTGGATGCCTTGCGCCTGCGTTTGGAAGAGAAGGAAGCAACTTTGAATAAAAAGAGCAAGCAGATACAAGAAATGTCAGAGGAGAAGGGAACCCTCAATGGGGAAATCCACGACCTTAAGGATATGCTGGAGGTTAAGGAGCGCAAGATTAATGTGCTTCAGAAAAAG ATCGAGAACCTGCAGGAACAGCTGAGGGACAAGGAAAAGCAGATGAGCAGCCTGAAGGAGAGGGTAAAATCTTTGCAGGCTGACACTTCCAATACTGACACTGCTCTCACAACACTGGAGGAGTCGCTTGCGGAAAAG GAGCGGATCATCGAGCGTCTAAAAGAGCAGAGAGATAGAGACGACCGGGAGAAGACGGAGGAGCTTGAATGTACCAAAAAGGAGCTGAAAGAGTTGAAGGAAAGGTTGAGCTTACTGCAGGGAGACCTGTCAGACAGAGAG accTCTCTGTTGGACCTAAAAGAGCACGCATCCTCCCTGGCCTCCTCAGGGCTGAAGAAAGACTCCAAACTCAAGAGTTTTGAGATTGCCTTGGAACAGAAGAAGGAAGAGTGCCTCAAACTGGAGAATCAACTTAAGAGA GCTCAGAATGCAGCATTGGAAGCTCAAGCCAACACCGAGCTGGCTGAGCGCATTAGGAACCTCGAACAGGAAGTGGCCCGCCACAGAGAGGATTCTGGGAAAGCTCAAGCTGAAGTGGACCGCCTCCTGGAGATACTCAGAGAAATGGAGAATGagaaaaatgacaaagacaaaaagatCAGTGAGCTGGAGAG GCAAATGAAGGATCAGTCGAAGAAGGTGGCATCACTGAAGCACAAAGAGCAGGTGGAGAAGAGCAGGAATGCTCGACTTATGGAGGAAGCCAGGAAGAGGGAAGACAACCTGTCTGAGACCTCCCAGCAGGTGAAG GACACTTTACGTCAAAAGACAGAGCGCAtagaggagctggaggaggccTTGAGAGAGAGCGTTCAAATCACTGCTGAGAGAGAGATGGTGCTCGCACAGGAGGAGGCTGCCAGGTCACTTCAGGAGAAAcag atggaggagctgctggggGCCATGGAGAAGGTGAAGCAGGAGCTTGAATCCATGAGGGCTAAGTTGGCCTCCACTCAGCAGTCTCTGTGTGAGAAAGAGGCTCACCTCACAACCCTGAGAGCCGAGCGCAGGAAACACCTGGAGGAGGTGCTGGAGATGAA GCAGGAGGCGCTGTTGGCGGCTATTAGCGAGAAAGACGCTAACATTGCACTACTGGAGTTGTCATCctctaagaagaagaagacccAGGACGAAGTGGCTCAGCTGAAGCGGGAGAAAGACAGACTGGTGCAGCAGCTCAAGCAGCAG ACCCAGAACAGGATGAAGCTGATGGCCGACAACTACGAGGATGACCACCTGAAGACTGCACCTGACCAAACGAATCACAAACCCTCTCCAGATCAg ATGATACCCCCTCTTCTAGCCCTGTCCCAGAACCGCAGTAAGCTCAAACTTTACATCGCCCACCTGACAGACCTCTGCCACGATCGAGACCCCAGCATCCTCAGCCAGCTCACGCCGCCCGCTCACTACCACCACAGCGACCCTGAAGACTGGGAGGAGGACCTCCAGAAAATGAGCGCCGAACAG TTGGAGCGGGAGCTGGAGGTGTGTGAGAAGGAGAGCGGAGAGCTGCAGGAATATGCCAACTCTGTTCTCCAGCAGATTGCAGACTACTGCCCTGATATCCTGGAGCAGGTCGTCAACGCCCTGGAAGAGTCGTGCTGA